The DNA sequence TGAAAAACTTAAAGAACCGGATTATTCCCGCTCAAGCTGTTCATGTCTTTGTGATGTGACTGTAGAAAAAAGTAAGAAACTTTTAAAAACAGGATGCAGAGGTGGGGCAAGATGGCATCAGGACGTTTATCGATTTAGTAAAAACGGAACTTTAGAGTGGGTTGCCACGAAAGAACAGCGAGAAGAATAATCTTCTTTTAAATATGTGAAAATTCCTTTGAAATCGGCAAACTTAAGAAATTTATAAGCTATAACTCCTCGTTTACAGTGATAAAACCTCCGTTTTTTTACGGTATTTTAAATAATGTCTTTTGTGATTCAATTTTAGGTCTGATATTTGTACTGGGTAGCCAAACTAAATGGCCGATTTATTTATGAAAAACATATCTGTGAAAAAATCCTTTCTTTATGCTTGTTTATGCGCAGTTTTTCTTGTTTCCTGTAAAAAGGAAATAGATAAAATAAGCGATACGTTTAAAGATACCGTTTCTTCTTCTGAAGTACAGGAGGCAGAAAAGGATTCTATAAAGAAGGACTCTGTTCCTGTAGTAAAAAAAGAATCTATTCCACCTGCCATGCAGGAGAATGGGTTTTATAATGCTTTTGTTCTTCCAAAGGATAAAAAGATGCGTGATTCTATCTATGCTGAATACAGTAAGAAATACAGTGTAGAAGAACGTACCGCTATTTTAGCTCTGAACAGACTGGATTCTAAAAGTAAATGGAATGCTGATACACTGGTAGTTCCAGCGAAAATAGATACAACATTGATGGCATATTCACCATTCCCAATGCAGTTGGATGTATTAAGCGGAGTGAAAAAGTTTGTCATATTCTCATACCCGATACAAGCTTTTGCGGTATATTCCAATGGGAGTCTTGTGAAATGGGGACCTACAAGTATGGGTAAAAAGGCTGCTCAGACAACAAGAGGACTTACTTTTGCCAACTGGAAAAAGAAACTGGCTATTTCCACAGTGAGCACTGAATGGAAACTTCCGTATAATTTTAATATTCATAATATTGGAGGGATCGGATGGCATGAATACACGCTTCCGGGATATCCTGCCTCACACTCATGTCTTCGATTGCTGAGAAAAGATGCGCAATGGCTGTATTCTTATGCAGATACCTGGATACTGAATCCTGGTGGTGCTACAACTAAAGCCAAGGGTACAGCGGTAATGGTATTCGGGGACTATAAATGGGGTGGAAGAAAACCATGGAGAAAGCTTTTAGATGATCCTAATGCCAACAATATATCCGTTGAAGAACTCACCAAGCTTCTTGAGCCTGAGGTTCCGAAAATGTTAAAAGAACAAAGCAACAGAGAAAAAGTGGTGGATTCTATCAAAACAGCAAAAGCAATGGCTACACCTATTCAGAATGAAAAGCCTGTAGAATCTCCGTCTAATTAATTTTCTTTTCAAACTGTAAAGTAGATTCTTCAGCAAATTTTCTCAGCTTAAGCATTTCATCTTTACCTTTATGCTGCCCGAATCTTGCAGCAATATAGGTAAGAAGAATAAAAAATAACATGATAAAAGAAGCGCTTAGTGCCCAAGGGTATTCGGCGCTTTTTATTTGCTTTTCTACGTAATACATCGTGAAGAAAGTCATCCAGAGAATAGAAAAGGAGAAATACAGAAACATGAAGAATGTCCACACAGCAGAACTGGGACCAAATACTCCGCGTATCGCTGTATGCTCATCTTCCATTTCTACCCGCAGGGCAAGACATGGTTTCCAGTAGTTGTCGTAATCTGTTTTTATCCAGATGGTAGCAACTTCTTTATTGATATTGCCTGAAAACTCATCTTTATGCTCTTCCATATATTTTTTCAGATTTTCTGCGTACTCTTCTTTCGTAAGATGAGTAAACATTTTAAATCTGGGTCTGGTTCTTATCCTATCTAATGTAGTCTCTTCGGTATTCATAATTTTATTCTTGATAAGGAATGGGATCTTGCAAAGTGAAGTTTAAAGTCAGTTTTTCATTTTTTCTTTGAATGATCATAATAATTCTTTTCCCTTCATTTGATTTCATGAGTTCAACTATTTTTTCCAGGGTCATATCTGAAGTCTGGTCTCCGTTGATACTGATAATTCTGTCATCTTTTTTTAAACCTGCTTCATAGGCGGGAGAGTCTTTTCTTACTCCTGCAATGGAGAATATAGGTTTCAGACTGAATTTATATCGAAAAGCTTCTTTATAAACTTCATTTATTACTTTTGCTGATTTTTGAGTTTCAATATTTATTCTGTCCTGCTGCCATTCCAGCCCATCCTGTCTGAAATCCAATCCGCTCATATTAAAATGAAAAGGATCATCAAAGTCTCTGTTTTTCTTTAGATATAGTTTTTTATTAGGATAATCAAAAATAACAGTAAACCGGCGCATAATTTCTCCACCTATAGAACCTTTTCTGTTTTCCACTAAATTGACATGCTGGATAGAAAATTCATCCGGCATAGCCGTAAGAGGTTTTTCAAATTTAAAACTTCCAAGATAGAAATTATGAATACGGCTTCTTTT is a window from the Chryseobacterium indologenes genome containing:
- a CDS encoding L,D-transpeptidase, producing MKNISVKKSFLYACLCAVFLVSCKKEIDKISDTFKDTVSSSEVQEAEKDSIKKDSVPVVKKESIPPAMQENGFYNAFVLPKDKKMRDSIYAEYSKKYSVEERTAILALNRLDSKSKWNADTLVVPAKIDTTLMAYSPFPMQLDVLSGVKKFVIFSYPIQAFAVYSNGSLVKWGPTSMGKKAAQTTRGLTFANWKKKLAISTVSTEWKLPYNFNIHNIGGIGWHEYTLPGYPASHSCLRLLRKDAQWLYSYADTWILNPGGATTKAKGTAVMVFGDYKWGGRKPWRKLLDDPNANNISVEELTKLLEPEVPKMLKEQSNREKVVDSIKTAKAMATPIQNEKPVESPSN